In Triticum urartu cultivar G1812 chromosome 6, Tu2.1, whole genome shotgun sequence, the following proteins share a genomic window:
- the LOC125516959 gene encoding proline-rich extensin-like protein EPR1 isoform X1: MGALPRGLLVLGVCAVLVAAVLADASPASSMVVGLAKCADCTRKNMKAEAAFTGLQVAVKCKNAHGEYETKAVGAVDKSGAFGVPLGADLLREDGELKQDCFAQLHSAPDHPCPGQEPSMIVRQSANGAEKKGFVAVPGEVHYSSQECASAFLCHFFHKKHLFHKKPALVVPHLNKKAIVIPHIHKKPIVIPHIHKKPIVIPHFHKKPAPVSVPEYKPPTPTPVYTHPKPVPEYKPPTPVYPHPAPIYHPPAADEKAALNPETDPQLFKKLLHKKPIVIPHLHKKPIVIPHFHKKPAPVPVPEYKPPTPTPVYKHPTPVPEYKPPTPVYPHPSPIYHPPAADQKTALNPETDPQLFKKLLHKKPIVIPHFHKKPVPVPEYKPPTPTPVYTHPTPVPEHKPPTPVYTHPTPIYHPPADQKMAQDPETDPQLFKKLLPFIKKNPFFKKFPPAKEDTKP; this comes from the exons ATGGGGGCTCTGCCTCGGGGTCTGCTGGTCCTCGGCGTTTGCGCCGTCCTGGTGGCGGCCGTGCTCGCCGATgcatcgccggcgtcgtcgatGGTCGTCGGCTTGGCCAAGTGCGCCGACTGCACCAGGAAGAACATGAAGGCTGAGGCTGCTTTCACGG GCCTTCAGGTGGCTGTCAAGTGCAAGAACGCCCACGGCGAATACGAGACCAAGGCCGTCGGCGCGGTGGACAAGTCCGGCGCGTTCGGCGTGCCCCTCGGCGCCGACCTCCTCCGGGAGGACGGCGAGCTGAAGCAGGACTGCTTCGCGCAGCTCCACAGCGCGCCCGACCACCCGTGCCCCGGGCAGGAGCCGTCCATGATCGTCCGGCAATCCGCCAACGGCGCCGAGAAGAAGGGCTTCGTCGCCGTCCCCGGCGAGGTGCACTACTCCTCCCAGGAGTGCGCGTCGGCGTTCCTCTGCCACTTCTTCCACAAGAAGCACCTCTTCCACAAGAAGCCCGCCTTGGTCGTCCCTCACCTCAACAAGAAGGCCATCGTGATCCCGCACATCCACAAGAAGCCGATCGTGATCCCGCACATCCACAAGAAGCCGATCGTGATCCCGCACTTCCACAAGAAACCGGCGCCGGTGTCGGTGCCCGAGTACAAGCCGCCGACGCCCACCCCGGTGTACACGCACCCGAAGCCCGTACCAGAATACAAGCCGCCGACGCCGGTGTACCCGCACCCGGCGCCGATCTACCACCCTCCTGCCGCCGATGAGAAGGCCGCTCTGAACCCGGAGACTGACCCTCAGCTCTTCAAGAAGCTCCTCCACAAGAAGCCCATCGTGATCCCGCACTTGCACAAGAAACCAATCGTGATCCCTCACTTCCACAAGAAACCGGCGCCGGTGCCGGTGCCGGAGTACAAGCCGCCGACGCCCACCCCGGTGTACAAGCACCCGACGCCCGTGCCAGAATACAAGCCGCCAACGCCAGTGTACCCGCACCCGTCGCCGATCTACCACCCTCCTGCCGCCGATCAGAAGACGGCTCTGAACCCGGAGACGGACCCCCAGCTCTTCAAGAAGCTCCTCCACAAGAAGCCAATCGTGATCCCGCACTTCCACAAGAAGCCAGTGCCGGTGCCGGAATACAAGCCGCCGACACCCACCCCGGTGTACACGCACCCGACGCCCGTGCCGGAGCACAAGCCGCCGACGCCGGTGTACACGCACCCGACACCGATCTACCACCCTCCCGCTGACCAGAAGATGGCCCAAGACCCGGAGACGGACCCTCAGCTCTTCAAGAAGCTCCTGCCGTTCATCAAGAAGAACCCATTCTTCAAGAAGTTCCCCCCTGCCAAGGAGGATACCAAGCCATAG
- the LOC125516959 gene encoding proline-rich protein 4-like isoform X2 encodes MGALPRGLLVLGVCAVLVAAVLADASPASSMVVGLAKCADCTRKNMKAEAAFTGLQVAVKCKNAHGEYETKAVGAVDKSGAFGVPLGADLLREDGELKQDCFAQLHSAPDHPCPGQEPSMIVRQSANGAEKKGFVAVPGEVHYSSQECASAFLCHFFHKKHLFHKKPALVVPHLNKKAIVIPHIHKKPIVIPHIHKKPAPVPVPEYKPPTPTPVYKHPTPVPEYKPPTPVYPHPSPIYHPPAADQKTALNPETDPQLFKKLLHKKPIVIPHFHKKPVPVPEYKPPTPTPVYTHPTPVPEHKPPTPVYTHPTPIYHPPADQKMAQDPETDPQLFKKLLPFIKKNPFFKKFPPAKEDTKP; translated from the exons ATGGGGGCTCTGCCTCGGGGTCTGCTGGTCCTCGGCGTTTGCGCCGTCCTGGTGGCGGCCGTGCTCGCCGATgcatcgccggcgtcgtcgatGGTCGTCGGCTTGGCCAAGTGCGCCGACTGCACCAGGAAGAACATGAAGGCTGAGGCTGCTTTCACGG GCCTTCAGGTGGCTGTCAAGTGCAAGAACGCCCACGGCGAATACGAGACCAAGGCCGTCGGCGCGGTGGACAAGTCCGGCGCGTTCGGCGTGCCCCTCGGCGCCGACCTCCTCCGGGAGGACGGCGAGCTGAAGCAGGACTGCTTCGCGCAGCTCCACAGCGCGCCCGACCACCCGTGCCCCGGGCAGGAGCCGTCCATGATCGTCCGGCAATCCGCCAACGGCGCCGAGAAGAAGGGCTTCGTCGCCGTCCCCGGCGAGGTGCACTACTCCTCCCAGGAGTGCGCGTCGGCGTTCCTCTGCCACTTCTTCCACAAGAAGCACCTCTTCCACAAGAAGCCCGCCTTGGTCGTCCCTCACCTCAACAAGAAGGCCATCGTGATCCCGCACATCCACAAGAAGCCGATCGTGATCCCGCACATCCACA AGAAACCGGCGCCGGTGCCGGTGCCGGAGTACAAGCCGCCGACGCCCACCCCGGTGTACAAGCACCCGACGCCCGTGCCAGAATACAAGCCGCCAACGCCAGTGTACCCGCACCCGTCGCCGATCTACCACCCTCCTGCCGCCGATCAGAAGACGGCTCTGAACCCGGAGACGGACCCCCAGCTCTTCAAGAAGCTCCTCCACAAGAAGCCAATCGTGATCCCGCACTTCCACAAGAAGCCAGTGCCGGTGCCGGAATACAAGCCGCCGACACCCACCCCGGTGTACACGCACCCGACGCCCGTGCCGGAGCACAAGCCGCCGACGCCGGTGTACACGCACCCGACACCGATCTACCACCCTCCCGCTGACCAGAAGATGGCCCAAGACCCGGAGACGGACCCTCAGCTCTTCAAGAAGCTCCTGCCGTTCATCAAGAAGAACCCATTCTTCAAGAAGTTCCCCCCTGCCAAGGAGGATACCAAGCCATAG